A section of the Macadamia integrifolia cultivar HAES 741 chromosome 9, SCU_Mint_v3, whole genome shotgun sequence genome encodes:
- the LOC122089692 gene encoding uncharacterized protein LOC122089692, with product MERQKEKFWQHAEQLDSSHFKCKFCEKQVYGGVTRLKYHLAKVSGHDVASCEKVSDDVQAEVLLAINSESSSKKRKSCTSGESIVGSSPLTPLTITSQRQSTMEEMIPKMDKSTWEKSLRDLFIKNSISFNVVQSDAFINFVKCIARYGPSVPISSYGTLRGRIIPEARKDLEKYAEEVKFSWKQTGCTFMSDSWTDLKKRSFLNVIAYSPSGALFLKSEECSHAKLTASYIFDILDKEIQSIGPNLVVQLISDNASNYSSALDMLTGKYRWLFKTRCVAHGINLMLKDIYEKSIIEVEEKLRLLIASAEWRSLRNSRSLEVDRVVDTIQRESFWNDSK from the exons atggaaagacaaaaagaaaagttttggcAACATGCTGAGCAACTTGATAGTTCACATTTTAAATgcaaattttgtgaaaaacaaGTTTATGGAGGGGTCACTCGACTCAAGTATCATTTAGCTAAGGTTAGTGGTCATGATGTTGCCTCTTGTGAGAAAGTATCAGATGATGTCCAAGCAGAAGTTCTTCTTGCTATTAATTCTGAATCAAGTAGCAAAAAGCGGAAGAGTTGTACCAGTGGTGAGAGTATAGTTGGTTCTTCTCCTTTGACTCCTTTAACTATAACTAGTCAAAGGCAGTCCACAATGGAGGAAATGATCCCTAAGATGGACAAATCAACTTGGGAGAAATCTCTTCGTgacctttttattaaaaatagcatttctttcaatgttgttCAATCGGATGCTTTCATCAATTTTGTGAAGTGCATAGCCCGTTATGGTCCTAGTGTTCCTATTTCAAGTTATGGAACCCTTCGTGGAAGAATAATTCCTGAAGCAAGAAAGGACCTTGAAAAATATGCtgaagaagtaaaattttcttggaAGCAAACTGGTTGTACATTCATGTCTGATTCATGGACTGACTTGAAGAAGCGGTCTTTTCTTAATGTGATTGCTTATTCCCCGAGTGGTGCTCTCTTTTTGAAGTCAGAGGAGTGTTCTCATGCTAAATTGACTGCTtcttatatatttgatattcttgacAAGGAGATTCAAAGTATTGGCCCAAATTTAGTGGTTCAGCTAATTTCAGACAATGCATCCAATTATTCAAGTGCACTTGATATGCTTACTGGAAAGTATCGTTGGTTGTTTAAGACTCGATGTGTAGCCCATGGTATCAATCTAATGTTGAAGGATATCTATGaaaag TCAATTAttgaagtggaagagaagcTTAGACTCCTAATTGCATCAGCTGAGTGGAGGAGTCTAAGAAATTCGAGATCTTTAGAAGTAGATCGAGTAGTGGACACTATTCAAAGGGAGTCGTTTTGGAATGATTCAAAATag